DNA sequence from the Juglans microcarpa x Juglans regia isolate MS1-56 chromosome 5S, Jm3101_v1.0, whole genome shotgun sequence genome:
ttaatcatgatcatgttaattaatTGCAGAGCACCCAAAAGTCGTGTCGATTTTCTTAAACCAAGGACGAAAATTACACACAACTCATTCATGGGAATTCATGTCGATGGATCAAGGGGGTGTGGTTCACTCAAGCTCCTTGTGGGAAAAGGCCAGATTTGGTGAAGACACAATCATCGGAAATCTTGACACTGGTAATGAATTCTCTCTCATGAAGTTTCTTAGTCAAGTGttgttaattttcttcttcttcttcaagtcaAATGTTTCATGTAGTACGACATTTCTTTGAATTTATGGCACTGATGATGAAGTagttgttatatatgtattCTAGGTGTTTGGCCTACATTACAGAGCTTCAGCGACGAAGGTTATCGACCCATCCCATCAAAGTGGAAAGGAGATTGTAGAAATAGTCATGGAGTCCATTGCAATAGGTCTGATCATGTTCTGATCTTTAACGGTTCAATCCGTGTTTTTTTACCATATTTTCACTTTAGAGACAGCATTCGCTAAGATCTGTATATTCAAATTATGCACTCTATGAGCAATATATTGCgaattaattgtaatttttcctCCTTATTGGGTGTTTCATTAAATGCGCGCAGGAAGCTAATTGGGGCGCAATACTACATCAAAGGCTTCGTCGCCTATAATGGGGCAGTCAACTCTAGTACTTTCGAAACTGTAGTTGATGTTGAAGGACATGGTTCTCACACGCTATCAACAGCAGGAGGGAATTTCGTCCCTGATGCAAGCATATTTGGTGTGGGCAATGGAACTGCCAAAGGTGGTTCCCCTCGAGCCCGAGTGGCTGCCTACAAGGTCTGCTGGCCAGGAGACTCAACCGGTGGATGCTTTGATGCTGATATTATGGCAGCCTTCGATAGGGCCATTCATGATGGGGTTGACGTCCTTTCTTTGTCACTCGGTGGCCCTCCTTCTTCGTACTTCCAGGATGGCCTTTCAATCGGCGCATTCCATGCTGTTAAGAAAGGTATTGTCGTGGTTTGCTCGGCTGGAAATAGTGGGCCATCTCCTGGAACTGTCTCAAATGTTGCACCTTGGTTGATAACTGTTGGAGCAAGCACCTTGGATCGACAGTTTCAAGCTTTTGTTGAACTCCAAAATGGGCTCCGACTCAAGGTCAATATCTTTAATTCTATGCTTTCCTTGAGATAAAAAAACTTGCTTTAATTACTCTTCTATTTTTGCCACTTCATTTGTTTGCCACTTTCTGTACTCCTTCAATATAGGGTACAAGCCTGTCTAGACCTTTGCCAGAAGATCGATTCTACCTACTTATAGCCGGTGCACAGGCTAGGGCTGAAAATAAATCTGCTGTAGATGCGTAAGAACAAATCGTTTTCCAGCCGATTTTCTCTTTGAATTCTGTTAATAAAAGCCTCAAACTGAAGCTTGTGTTTGATATACTATGTGATGAATTATTGCcagtgaaatttatttttgactGTGTTTATTTGTGCTGTGCATGCAGTATGCTGTGCAAGGATGGAGTACTGGATCCTAAAAAGGTAAAGGGTAAAATTCTGGTCTGTCTGAGGGGGGAAATGCAAGGGTTGATaagggacaacaagcagctcTTGCTGGTGCAGCTGGGATGATTCTTTGCAATGATAAGGTCGATGGTAATGAAATCATTGCCGATCCTCACGTGCTACCGGCATCACATATTAACTATAAAGATGGTCATGCTGTCTTTGCCTACATCACTTCCActaagtatctctctctctctctaaacagtaaacagctttttttttttttggtcaatttCCTCATAAATTATATGAATCAACAGTGACCCAGTGGGATATATAACGGCCCCAACAGCAGCACTTAACATAAAGCCTGCACCATTCATGGCAGCATTCTCGTCTAAAGGGCCTAATACTATTACACCAGAGATTCTCAAGGTTTGGCAATGAATTgaacattaattattttctatatatgtcGATTCTTTTGGGATGAGCTCGCATTTAAggcattttcatatatatatatatatatatatatatatataagttactGATTGTCATGGCTGAATGTTTTTCCTTCGACACCAAGCAACCAATTAGCTAGGCCATGACCACCTCATTTACACTATGAGATTAGTACAGCTTGTTCTTCCAGTACTGCAATTTCGTGGTATCGATCTGTAACtgttatatattttcatttccaACTAATTTCTCTAAATGTTCAGCCTGATGTCACTGCTCCTGGAGTGGATATCATAGCTGGCTTCACTCAAGCAACAAGCCCGACAGAGCTACCCTTTGATCATCGTAGAGTTCCTTTCAACATTATGTCTGGCACATCCATGTCTTGCCCCCATGTTTCTGGAGTTGCTGGTCTTCTTAAGACTCTCCATCCTTCCTGGAGCCCAGCTGCAATTAGATCTGCGATCATGACAACCGGTAAGGACCTCGATCGATATATCTGTGTTCAGATCAATTcgatttcttgttcttgttcttgggTTTGCTTGGATAGTTTGTTTAACCGTTTCTGCAACCATTTTTTTCTGACAGCAAGAACAAGGGATAACACTGTGAAGCCAATGCTCAATGCAAGCTATGTGAAGGCAACGCCATTCGAGCAAGGCGCCGGCCACATCCGACCAAACCGTGCCATGGACCCCGGCTTGGTCTATGACTTAACCAACGACGATTATTTGAACTTCCTCTGCAGCCTCGGCTATAACCAGACCACTGTTGAACTATTTTCCGATGTTACTTATGAATGTCCCAAGTCAGCCAGCCTTCTGGATTTCAACTATCCCTCCATAGCTGTCCCAAAGCTCTCTGGAAAGGTGACTGTGACTCGGAAACTGAAGAATGTTGGCTCGCCAGGTATCTATGCAGCTCGTGTCCTAAACCCAATTGGAGTTTCAGTCCATGTGGAGCCCCACATATTGAAGTTTGAGAATGTTGGAGAGGAGAAGAGCTTTACGTTGACCCTGGAAGCCGAGGAATCTGGTCTTGCTCGAGACTATGTTTTTGGAGAACTAATTTGGTCGGATGGCAGGCACTACGTGAGGAGTCCAATAGTAGTTTCTACCGCTAAGAAGATGATCAGTTAGAAAGTAGGATGGATGGAGAGGATCAgtctaatttagttagaattaGCATGAGTAAGATATTATTTACTAATTACATTCTCTtgccatattttttatttttattttttaattttttggccATGCTTTTTGGCCAGAACATGAATACTATGAGTTAGAGATGGCCAGTCGCTAAGAGTCTTATAAAAACTCACGTATTGATATACAGATCTATTTTATAACgttaaaagtagttttacaatttaatatagtttgtagatttatttttatataatctttttatgattaaagtatttctctttaaaatattatcatgttAGTGTccaatttcaatttgttaagtttttttttttaaattaattaaaactacTTTCGTTTTaccattttctttattatttctagAAGAGTAATGCTCAACCAACACTCGCATCCTACTCTCATCACACTATATAAAATATGGCACTCTtggatcatcttttattttttttcaaaaaaatctaCAGATTGATATTATTGACAATGCCATCTCATTATAGTAGGATGAAAGTGAGATAAGGGTGCGAATAGACGGTAGAACTTccctttctaaaattatttggtATTTAGGATCGATCGATGGTGTATGATGCTAGTCTATGACAAAGTGGACACATCATGTtgcaattttatcaaattttattgttttaagatttgaaaatttttgtgtgaaaattttaaaaaattataataattaaataagataaattgagatacaTTTTGTATCCAAATCGGGTCAACTGAAGTTACAGAtctaaaaaaagaatgaaactgAAGTTCGGGGGCTGGGTTTGGGAATGCCTAGGGATGCTGAGGATGCGGGGGAATGCGAGACGCAGGGAAATGAGctagtaaaatgaaaaaaaattggttaACGTGGTACAATGCCACATTAGTTTATTAGATTCCTTTATATCTCTAGCAACTATGtctttagaaacaaataaagttATTACTTCGAAAGTTATATATGAAACTTGGCTGTTAATTCCCTGTGCAGCTGTGAAGCCCTCATGCAGCTGGAACTTTGGCGTCCTTGGTATGTTCTATCTATTAACAGTGTTTAAGCTTTTCAAATTTGGATTGAATCttgatttcttttcaaattttgatttgaccccttgttaaaagttaatatgcaaggaaaaaaacaagtttgatattattattttttttgaaaatttaagaccatactcattcattaaattttgaattaaagtcTATTCATTAGAAAAAGACATTAActcaatgataaaaataaagttggaatgagcaattattatatatttgtaactTAAATCAACACATTTAAGTGGTTTcacaattaaaacaataaaaataagagtagtATTATacgcatttataattttatttataattttacgtataagactcattttgtcagttttttttttaaattcaaatactGATCATAATTTTTAGCACATCATTATCGAACACGTGGATAAATAATGTTTCTTTAtaagtttttcataaatataattagcatttttctaaaatgaaaTTGATACTTAACAATATCCATAATGATTATGTACTCAATATGGTATAATATTTTATCCATTGGGTAAGGCTGCTATGCCACCTAggctttttttttcacattcttttaatatatttaaatattttaaaaaacataaaaaaaaatactaatacatttaaaatcacttttttaatcattaaataaaagaaaaaaaaaattaaccaacgATCAACTAGGGCTGTCAAACATAAGGTTGTGCATATAATCCGATAACCCGTTGAACCCGAGCAAAATAACTCAACCCGACCCGACTTTTATCGGGTGCCATCTTTTCGGATCTCCAACCCGACTAAGTAGCGGGTATGTGTTTTGGGTGTCAACCCGTCCGACTATAAGAGAATACTTATATTCAGTtcacaaaccctagcctcccaaATCAAGATGAGAACCCTGCCTCCCGTCTCCAACTGGCCGATCGATTCGTAAGCGAGGTTGCCTTCATTAGACGAGGCGTCTGCGTAGGAGACCACGCGCAGAGCTTATTCGGGTCGCAGGATACAAGCAAGACTGTAAGAGTAGGGTCTGGTACGACGCCGCCTAGCTTGCTTCTTCTCCATCTAGTGAATGACGCTGCCCAACTTGCTTCTTCTTCATTCCTCGGCAACTACTATTTTTATCTTCACTGCCATGGAGGGTCATAACAGTACGGGTTTTGCAGGCGAGCGAGGAGCATGGGATTGGAGAGTAGGAAGAAGATAGAAGTGGGTTGAATATGGTTTCGAAGAGTTGGTAATAATTTCTTTCGTGCAGTACCATCACAATttaaaaccaaagaaaatattgcattttgatttttttttaaagcgaccCATTTTGAAGAGGCTTGTGATAACTCTTCTCATCAACCCACCTGGGTACCTGAATGAGTTTCTTCGTTTTTATTTTACCGTATATTTATTGTATATAGAAGATTATTTGAGAgtaatttgtttatttgctCTTGTAATTACAGTTTGTTATACTGTTTATGGCTGTGATAAGAGCCAGGGCCACTGCTATGCCGCTCATCCCAGCCTACACCTCGGACGAGTTCGAGTTTTACCTCGCCGACTCAAGAGTCGAAACTCCTATTGACCTTAGAAAAAGGAAACGACCTTGCCCAAGCCACCGCATCAAAACTGAAAATCCCTCGCGTCACAGCCACACTCTCCCTGAAAATCTCtcgagtgttttttttttttggtcgggTCGTACGGTTCGACCCGATTTCATTTTGTTCGGGTCGATTCGGGTCGGTTTGACTCTATAAACAACATCGTTCGGGTCGAGTCGGGCCTAAACCCAGCTGTACGAggtcgggttgcaggcctagtcAAACATAAGCGGAGCTTTGCCCTATATGTTTTTAGGTGCTATaatctttaatatattttagcATAAAATTTGTAGTATGTTTTTAAttagaaatgttattttatgttgaaaGGTGGAgggaataaattttaattattcactATAATCCATCTTATCCTCTAATTAGCTTTATAAGATAGAGTGGAACGATTTGACAATGGACTCAGCTAAACTCAGTAAAGACGCGTTTGCCTCGCTGGAAaactcttccttttctttctttccttccttccttctctcggtttctctccctctctctgctTCTATTTTCTTATTCGGCTGCTTTCCGTTGGAACCTGAGCAGATATATCGGAATTCGAATTCCCAAAACCGAAAACCTTTACGGGGATTCTATCCGAAGGGACTTTGAAGATTGGAGTGAGCTCTGTGTGTAGGTCACCCGAGTGACGACGGAATCGAAATGTCATACGCTTACCTCTTCAAGTACATCATCATCGGTGATaccggtattttttttttctttatcattctATCTCGAAATTCGATTTAGATCTTGTGAATCGAATCGATGTATTCTTTCATTCAGAATGGATCAAATTCCGTGTACTCGATTTCGATCTGGTTGTAATTTCTCTTTTGATTCGAGTTTGTTTGCTTGTTTGTTGGGCAGGAGTTGGAAAATCATGTCTTCTGCTACAGTTCACGGACAAGCGGTTCCAGCCAGTGCATGATCTAACCATTGGTGTCGAGTTTGGGGCCAGGATGATTACCATTGACAATAAACCCATTAAGCTTCAAATCTGGGACACGGTTTGtacttcttctctcttttcatccCCGCTTTGCAATATCACAGACTTAAATTCTATAGATAGTTGCTGTAGATTTTAAATTgcacacgtttttttttttttttttttggaaacttATTCTAATTCACACCCTAGTGTGAATTATTGGATGCTGTTGAAAAGATAACGCCTAGTTGGACTTTTAGGCAAACTTCCAGATAAAATAACTAGTTAAATGGTATCCGGGTCCATCATCCAAACTTGGTTTTGATTATTATAATGAAATTGGTTGCTTCTTTCTTAAACAtgtatataacttttatttatggaattttttttttttcctgttgtatTGCTTCAATTTCTATAAATTTGTTGAAGTGTTCTGTTTTGCACCTTATGTTATTGAAGTTTTAACTGCTAAAGTTTATTGGAAATATTCCAGGCTGGTCAAGAATCCTTCAGATCTATTACGAGGTCCTACTATAGAGGGGCTGCTGGTGCATTGCTTGTATATGATATTACCAGGTATTGCTTCCATTTCAATTTGAGCTTTCATTCGAGTTATagttttttatacaaaaaagttaacttttcaacttttgtgCTATAAAGTGAGCTTTTCCCTCGTTGATGAGggaattaaaaatatgttgttttaaaactcTAGCATCATGCGATTTAACTAGTTCCGTGTAgagaaacttccgagggtgcagTGCACGGGACCGTGGTTTACTCTGTAGGGGTGGGTCTGAAGGGCTCTGCCTTGGAGAGCTTccctaacaataaaaaaaaaactagcatcATGAGCAACATTTAACTGGATGGTGATTTTATGATAATTCACTTTCAAACATATAAGTTATCTCATCAGAATATTTGCTTTGCCCTTAAAATCTCTGTACAAATTGGTGTTTTGCAAAATAAAATCAGTATTGGCAAAGAAAGCAGGATGATAATTCCATAATATAAAGGGGCAAGGCTCTATAGGTTCTTGCCTGGTTTAGCAAAGTGTCCTCGAGCAGATTTTAGTGTCTGACTAAGATACAAGTAGAAGTGTAGATAAAGAGCTTTGGTTTCTATTGTTATGTTTGATCATTTGTGCTTTGTAGTTGAGATAAGGCATTGGGATGACGGTTTTGATTGTTTACTCAGGAGGGAGACTTTTAACCACTTGGCTAGCTGGCTGGAAGATGCAAGGCAACATGCAAATGCAAACATGACTATAATGCTTATTGGTAATAAGAGTGATTTGGCTCACAGAAGGGCTGTAAGCACAGAGGAAGGGGAGCAGTTTGCAAAGGAGCATGGGTTAATTTTCATGGAGGCCTCTGCTAAAACTGCTCAGAACGTTGAGGAGGTGAGAACATATTGAGCTTATATGTTTGAGAATGTACTTGTGACAAAAAGTTGAAcgatataaaataattgaggtTTGGTTTGTTATCTTAGTTTCTGATAGTAAATGGATTTGTGCAGGCATTTATAAAAACAGCTGCTACCATTTACAAGAAGATTCAGGATGGAGTTTTTGATGTATCAAATGAGGTTAGCTCTCCTTTAGTCATTGCCTGTTACTCTATTTTGCATCCTAATGTCGGAAATATGGTATTGTGAGTAACATTTTGCTTATTGGCATGGAAGGAAGTTTATGCTTCCAGTAAGTGAGAAAAATCCTTGGCAATGACATATACATGAAAATATGCGTTGTAATGTAAGACCGGTGATAGTTGTAAGATGGTGCTAATCCACTAGTCTGGTGTTATTTGCAGTCTTATGGAATAAAGGTTGGATACGGTGGAATCCCAGGACCATCAGGAGGCAGAGATGGCTCTTCTTCTCAAGGCGGAGGCTGTTGCGGTTGAAGTAGTTTGAGATCTCATATGCTAAACCGAAAGcaatatatctatttttcttgtgctTTCTTGTTCTtccgttttttctttttcttatggGTCTGAATATTagacccccacccccacccccttTTCCGCTTGTTTTATGTCCAAAATACGAGATATTTGTATAATGATTCATCCTGATGTCTTTTCTATTCGAATGTAAATTTAACGGTTGTTTCATTCATTAGTAGGTGTGTTGAAAAGGATTATGAAATTGTGAAAATGCAAGGAATGTACTTTCTTCTTTTATGATGATCTACATATGAGCCGTGCTAGCGTATTGTCCAGCTTTGACCGCTTGGCGTGCTCgctaatacaaaatttttattttttaatcttcttttattttttataattttttaatatatttcaatatttttaaaaaataaaaaaatatatcaatatattaaaagttacttttttaattattaagtaaaaaaatttaaatatataaactgttAAAATGAGGAAGCAAATTAGGcggtataataatatttttatcacatatATGGTATGCTGATGCTGGGGGCTTTTTACCGCTTTACACATCATGGGTTCTATAAAAAGCCATCTGGGTTGTGGCTGACGACCTGCTTTATTCATCTGTTCTGTGTAGGTCGATTATCATACGATCAATCAATAGCAGCCAATGCATCTTGCTTTTTTCTTCTAACCAGAAAAGGCAATTAGAACAATGAAAAAGTAGGAGATGATTTAAGGCTCCGATTGGATTGAGgtagatgagataatttttaataaaagttaaaaataaaataaaataaaatattattttttaatattattattattttaaatttaaaaaatatgaattatttattataatttatataaaaaattttaaaaattataataataagaaaagataagataagttatttttttaactcaaatagACCTAATGGTATCAATTAATTAGTTGTGGATCGAGTCATGGGATGAAATGAATGGGAAGAGATAGATGGGAGATTGATAAAGATCATGTCTTGTTTTGAACACAATCCAAAGGGAAGGATCGGTGCGCGAGCCGGCCGGAGGTGCATGTTCGTCGCCGGGAGTTGTGAGAGGATTAGAAGATGGATAAAGAAAATGGGAAGTGATAGACgggatggtggtggtggtggtggtgatgccAGCGACTAtgcatttctttctcttccaaTCTCTACGCCATTATTGTTTTGGGTAATAAACAGACAAAACAATCAATCAAAAATCtcgtaaataattatataaacttAACTGTTAAAAGGTTTATGTCTCTACTTCACATTGCCAAGCACC
Encoded proteins:
- the LOC121267061 gene encoding LOW QUALITY PROTEIN: subtilisin-like protease SBT5.4 (The sequence of the model RefSeq protein was modified relative to this genomic sequence to represent the inferred CDS: inserted 1 base in 1 codon), with the translated sequence MAFSKLLVFFLTFIVFSAFQESAFATKQSYIVYLGSHAHAPDVSEAELDRVTDSHIEFLGSFLGSHEKAKDAIFYSYRRHINGFAANLEEEEAAEIMKHPKVVSIFLNQGRKLHTTHSWEFMSMDQGGVVHSSSLWEKARFGEDTIIGNLDTGVWPTLQSFSDEGYRPIPSKWKGDCRNSHGVHCNRKLIGAQYYIKGFVAYNGAVNSSTFETVVDVEGHGSHTLSTAGGNFVPDASIFGVGNGTAKGGSPRARVAAYKVCWPGDSTGGCFDADIMAAFDRAIHDGVDVLSLSLGGPPSSYFQDGLSIGAFHAVKKGIVVVCSAGNSGPSPGTVSNVAPWLITVGASTLDRQFQAFVELQNGLRLKGTSLSRPLPEDRFYLLIAGAQARAENKSAVDAMLCKDGVLDPKKVKGKILVCLRGXNARVDKGQQAALAGAAGMILCNDKVDGNEIIADPHVLPASHINYKDGHAVFAYITSTNDPVGYITAPTAALNIKPAPFMAAFSSKGPNTITPEILKPDVTAPGVDIIAGFTQATSPTELPFDHRRVPFNIMSGTSMSCPHVSGVAGLLKTLHPSWSPAAIRSAIMTTARTRDNTVKPMLNASYVKATPFEQGAGHIRPNRAMDPGLVYDLTNDDYLNFLCSLGYNQTTVELFSDVTYECPKSASLLDFNYPSIAVPKLSGKVTVTRKLKNVGSPGIYAARVLNPIGVSVHVEPHILKFENVGEEKSFTLTLEAEESGLARDYVFGELIWSDGRHYVRSPIVVSTAKKMIS
- the LOC121267470 gene encoding ras-related protein RABB1c, which produces MSYAYLFKYIIIGDTGVGKSCLLLQFTDKRFQPVHDLTIGVEFGARMITIDNKPIKLQIWDTAGQESFRSITRSYYRGAAGALLVYDITRRETFNHLASWLEDARQHANANMTIMLIGNKSDLAHRRAVSTEEGEQFAKEHGLIFMEASAKTAQNVEEAFIKTAATIYKKIQDGVFDVSNESYGIKVGYGGIPGPSGGRDGSSSQGGGCCG